In Anopheles gambiae chromosome 2, idAnoGambNW_F1_1, whole genome shotgun sequence, a single window of DNA contains:
- the LOC1269278 gene encoding mitochondrial nicotinamide adenine dinucleotide transporter SLC25A51, protein MAIVRAEPTGVPPTVTAVASPPPTTVPIFCWREFACGWGAAFVNITVTYPIYKMIFRQMLHGVQLTQAFGQLRSEGMLYLYRGIFPPLAQKTISLSLMFGVYDSTRRPLVEYCHVNPYTAKTVAGMVAGTFEAALMPFERVQTLLADATYHQRYRNTHHAFKIIILENGIKELYRGLVPVLWRNGPSNAMFFVLREEADSRLPKRVSILSQRTQEFVAGACIGAFISSLFYPLNVVKVTMQCRVGGPYDSMWTALQQVYNDRDRKLRNVYKGVSMNCTRAFFSWGIMNTAYEQLKKVFY, encoded by the exons ATGGCAATTGTTCGGGCCGAACCGACCGGTGTGCCGCCGACAGTGACGGCCGTCGCGAGCCCCCCACCGACCACCGTGCCGATCTTCTGCTGGCGGGAGTTTGCGTGCGGCTGGGGAGCGGCCTTCGTCAACATTACCGTCACGTACCCGATCTACAAGATGATCTTCCGGCAGATGCTGCACGGGGTGCAGCTAACGCAAGCGTTCGGCCAGCTGCGCAGCGAAGGCATGCTGTACCTGTACCGTGGCATTTTCCCACCGCTGGCCCAGAAAACCATCTCCCTGTCGCTGATGTTCGGCGTGTACGACAGCACCCGGCGGCCGCTCGTCGAGTACTGTCACGTGAACCCGTACACGGCCAAAACGGTGGCGGGCATGGTGGCGGGAACGTTCGAGGCCGCCCTGATGCCATTCGAGCGGGTGCAGACCCTGCTGGCGGATGCCACGTACCATCAGCGGTATCGCAACACTCACCATGCGTTCAA AATAATCATTCTGGAAAACGGTATTAAAGAGTTGTACCGGGGGCTAGTGCCGGTACTTTGGCGCAACGGACCTTCGAACGCTATGTTTTTCGTGCTAAGAGAGGAAGCCGACAGCCGTCTACCGAAACGG GTTTCGATACTGTCGCAACGGACGCAAGAGTTTGTGGCGGGTGCCTGCATCGGTGCATTTATCAGCTCGCTGTTCTACCCGCTGAACGTGGTCAAGGTGACGATGCAGTGCCGGGTCGGCGGACCGTACGACAGTATGTGGACAGCGCTGCAGCAGGTGTACAATGATCGCGATCGAAAGCTGCGAAATGTGTACAAAGGCGTCAGCATGAACTGCACACGTGCGTTCTTCAGCTGGGGCATTATGAACACGGCCTACGAGCAGCTGAAAAAAGTGTTCTATTAA
- the LOC5667733 gene encoding mucin-6 isoform X2: MSSQIPPLVCHTPPPIDFDADDDDDDYGSDIPEDDVIGIDERNRPDCLDDDFGDFATVLPPPAGTTNHLEPIPTEAAVIDNETEALTNIPVAAAAAAETKGIFPPRLGSDSPPSLILPPNDYTEAGDEETAGNGGVVVIDDDEDIDFQPFGSPSQPPEPPPEDSISLPSLHFDADVSKSEEDDNLPPAQQQQQHQHQHHQAPNATSSASSVSGIETEVDLPLAAAAERTTPVIQEGGRFDDNTENDFTDFTTASNERSSVVLEVPTANDVSFELDDFAQLESTPSADSNFVSQQSRADFATFDADFSKFDSFQASFPATIDDPVPVKTPVEETKSMPIMEQAGVTASELAEDDFDDFQEFATFSDQPVVATASAHSGEKSEPEPDRPEAASSLASSTSTVENERKDVETQLAAAINAATVVSEHQHEDDNVGDDGDDDFGEFSDFKQPEATVSAPALSTATSLPTFSMESVQKLLEAMFPSAVPEPVGTGTGQQAVAANHIPTSKLHTQLQDFDNTSALAYQYSKSSSSKTLVTALGIDSRNIMYGPKWNSSMPRFAANLSFNPLEPLKPATAPGAASVSAKEAGSSEKSANCPPASKPVAPSSLSIALDPLQVATVGSASVPAAQFDWNSSGLVNPLEGVQEMLQKATTGQPEDGPKGEVLDPQIAENASPAAADDIAVKGSALSFNAAASHPAEFEDIGSLDFNPTGSSSSSSTSNGSSNNSSNNAQYSVASMPQEQLPEQIEPVQTHPYVPAQQQQQQQQQPPLSISSSPNSVPVVRTIKLPETHIFTPSRGVTPISRDITDRDIVVREYHDVEYSLEKPTASSMGVSSSGMRKECEFDEFNDFQSVPVAVPSVFPETVAISTIGSAARPVIGRSPTEELERYRPDPIGQANSGSRTAADLTIDDGDEDDEFSDFQAAVPPMVPTAAQPPVNKPISSVQSNRSVTSSPVMLLSPAILLPQQANTTMEKESANARQAASINWPDPGVDPDELARFEAAFAKPNASVAVAPPAPTVASSNQSVPSGPKPPAAVEEDEWTDFISSKPAAGSDMRQQQAASLPAGPGPAVVSETQATTQEEWTDFMSSSTTTAGSGYPPQSRLSSSQNNFNYPRTLPAVVGGAATKGAGSSSSSWANQPQLPPPQFSSWNSNSLYYNPMASLPLTNQQQTSQYRLPPQQYYNRTDMPAMVYAGGAGYSGSPKVPTNPQQQHHHHHQQHSGMPTTMMMGQQQQPPMQLLPELSFITPNATGHGSAGTPGTKPATHSFLSNVISSNSFTKK, translated from the exons ATGTCTAGTCAGATTCCGCCACTGGTATGTCATACACCTCCACCGATAGACTTTGACGcggatgacgatgacgatgattaCGGTTCGGATATACCTGAGGACGACGTAATTGGTATCGATGAGCGCAATCGGCCCGACTGTCTGGACGATGATTTTGGTGATTTCGCAACAGTGCTGCCGCCGCCCGCCGGAACCACGAATCACCTGGAACCGATCCCTACCGAAGCAGCTGTGATAGATAATGAGACGGAAGCTCTTACCAACATTCcggtggcggcagcagcagcagcagaaaccaAAGGTATTTTTCCACCACGCCTAGGATCGGACAGTCCGCCATCGTTGATATTGCCACCGAACGATTACACGGAAGCGGGCGACGAGGAAACAGCTGGCaacggtggtgtggtggtaatcgacgacgacgaggataTCGATTTTCAACCATTCGGCAGCCCGTCACAGCCACCCGAACCACCGCCAGAGGACAGCATCAGCTTACCATCGTTGCATTTTGATGCGGACGTGTCCAAGTCGGAAGAGGATGATAATTTGCCACCtgcccaacagcagcagcagcaccagcaccagcaccaccaggcACCCAATGCAACAAGCTCAGCGTCGTCCGTTTCCGGCATCGAGACGGAGGTCGATCTACCGCTGGCTGCGGCGGCCGAACGGACGACACCCGTCATCCAGGAGGGTGGCCGGTTCGACGACAACACGGAGAACGATTTTACCGACTTTACCACCGCCTCGAACGAACGGTCGTCGGTGGTGCTGGAGGTTCCTACCGCAAACGATGTGTCGTTCGAGTTGGACGACTTCGCGCAGCTCGAGTCGACGCCGTCGGCCGACAGTAACTTCGTGTCGCAGCAAAGCCGGGCGGATTTTGCCACGTTCGATGCGGACTTTAGCAAGTTCGATTCGTTCCAGGCCTCGTTCCCGGCGACGATCGATGATCCGGTGCCGGTAAAGACACCGGTCGAGGAAACGAAATCCATGCCGATCATGGAGCAGGCGGGCGTCACGGCGAGCGAACTGGCCGAGGACGATTTCGATGACTTTCAGGAGTTTGCCACCTTTTCCGACCAGCCGGTGGTAGCGACAGCGTCGGCCCACTCGGGGGAGAAATCTGAGCCTGAGCCAGACAGACCGGAAGCAGCTAGCAGCTTAGCGTCATCTACTTCAACCGTTGAAAACGAAAGGAAAGATGTTGAGACACAGTTGGCAGCTGCGATTAATGCGGCTACTGTTGTGTCGGAGCACCAGCATGAGGACGACAACGTTggagatgatggtgatgatgattttgGGGAGTTTAGTGATTTTAAGCAACCGGAAGCGACTGTCAGCGCGCCAGCACTGTCGACCGCTACATCCCTGCCCACCTTTTCCATGGAAAGCGTACAGAAGCTGCTGGAAGCAATGTTTCCTAGCGCGGTGCCAGAACCGGTTGGCACAGGTACGGGTCAGCAGGCGGTAGCAGCAAACCACATTCCAACCAGCAAGCTGCACACCCAGCTACAGGACTTTGACAACACGAGCGCCCTTGCCTACCAGTACAGCAAGTCATCCAGCAGCAAAACGCTCGTCACTGCGCTTGGCATTGACTCGAGGAATATA ATGTACGGACCGAAGTGGAACAGTTCGATGCCAAGGTTTGCGGCCAATCTAAGCTTCAACCCACTGGAACCGCTGAAACCGGCCACAGCGCCCGGAGCAGCATCAGTATCAGCAAAGGAAGCGGGCTCCTCCGAAAAGAGTGCCAACTGTCCGCCGGCCAGCAAACCGGTCGCTCCCAGCTCGCTGTCCATTGCGCTCGATCCGCTGCAGGTGGCCACTGTGGGCAGTGCATCGGTTCCGGCCGCACAGTTCGACTGGAATAGCTCGGGCTTGGTGAATCCGCTAGAAG GTGTCCAGGAAATGCTCCAAAAAGCCACCACTGGTCAGCCCGAGGATGGGCCAAAGGGCGAAGTTTTGGATCCGCAAATCGCAGAAAACGCAAGCCCGGCTGCTGCAGATGACATAGCAGTAAAGGGATCGGCGCTCTCATTCAACGCAGCAGCATCACATCCCGCAGAGTTTGAGGACATTGGTTCGCTAGATTTTAACCCGACcggcagtagcagtagcagtagtactAGCAATGGTAGTAGTAATAACAGTAGCAACAATGCCCAGTATTCGGTCGCCTCGATGCCTCAAGAGCAGCTTCCAGAGCAGATAGAACCGGTGCAGACACATCCGTACGTCccagcccagcagcagcagcagcagcagcaacagccaccTTTGTCAATTTCATCCTCCCCGAACAGTGTGCCTGTGGTGCGTACGATAAAGCTTCCGGAAACACACATCTTCACCCCCAGCCGGGGCGTGACGCCAATCTCGCGCGACATTACCGATCGCGATATTGTGGTGCGCGAGTATCACGACGTAGAGTACAGCCTGGAAAAGCCAACCGCATCCTCGATGGgcgtcagcagcagcggtaTGCGGAAAGAGTGCGAGTTTGATGAGTTTAACGATTTTCAATCCGTACCGGTGGCGGTGCCATCGGTGTTTCCGGAAACGGTTGCCATAAGTACGATTGGCTCCGCCGCCCGGCCCGTGATTGGTCGATCACCGACCGAAGAGCTGGAACGGTACCGGCCCGACCCGATCGGTCAGGCGAACAGTGGCAGCAGGACGGCCGCCGACCTAACCATCGACGATggcgatgaggatgatgagtTTTCCGACTTTCAGGCAGCTGTACCACCGATGGTACCGACGGCGGCCCAGCCACCGGTCAACAAACCCATCTCGAGCGTGCAGAGCAATCGCTCCGTCACCAGCTCGCCGGTGATGCTGCTCAGTCCCGCGATATTGCTGCCCCAGCAGGCCAATACAACGATGGAGAAGGAGTCGGCCAACGCGCGGCAAGCGGCGTCGATCAATTGGCCCGATCCGGGCGTCGATCCCGACGAGCTGGCCCGGTTTGAAGCTGCCTTTGCGAAACCGAACGCTTCGGTGGCCGTTGCCCCGCCTGCACCGACCGTAGCTAGTAGCAACCAAAGCGTGCCGAGCGGCCcgaaaccaccagcagcagtcgaGGAAGACGAATGGACTGACTTTATATCGTCGAAACCAGCAGCGGGCAGCGATATgaggcagcagcaggcggCGAGTTTGCCTGCTGGTCCGGGCCCGGCAGTAGTTAGTGAAACGCAGGCCACAACACAGGAGGAATGGACCGATTTCATGTCCAGCTCTACGACAACGGCCGGTAGCGGCTACCCGCCGCAAAGTCGTCTCTCGTCTAGTCAGAATAATTTCAACTATCCGCGCACTTTGCCCGCCGTCGTCGGTGGAGCAGCGACAAAGGGAGCGGGATCAAGCTCGTCCTCCTGGGCAAACCAACCGCAGCTGCCACCGCCACAGTTCAGCTCGTGGAACAGCAACAGCCTGTACTACAACCCGATGGCCTCGCTGCCACTGACCAACCAGCAGCAAACGTCGCAGTATCGCCTGCCGCCACAGCAGTACTACAACCGCACGGACATGCCAGCCATGGTTTACGCCGGTGGCGCTGGCTACAGCGGTTCACCGAAAGTGCCAACCaatccacagcagcagcatcaccaccaccaccagcaacactCCGGAATGccaacgacgatgatgatgggacagcagcaacagccgccCATGCAGCTGCTGCCCGAGCTATCGTTCATAACGCCAAACGCGACCGGGCACGGCAGCGCAGGCACACCCGGCACCAAACCGGCGACACATTCCTTTCTCAGCAACGTGATATCGAGCAACAGTTTTACGAAGAAATGA
- the LOC5667733 gene encoding mucin-5AC isoform X1 has product MSSQIPPLVCHTPPPIDFDADDDDDDYGSDIPEDDVIGIDERNRPDCLDDDFGDFATVLPPPAGTTNHLEPIPTEAAVIDNETEALTNIPVAAAAAAETKGIFPPRLGSDSPPSLILPPNDYTEAGDEETAGNGGVVVIDDDEDIDFQPFGSPSQPPEPPPEDSISLPSLHFDADVSKSEEDDNLPPAQQQQQHQHQHHQAPNATSSASSVSGIETEVDLPLAAAAERTTPVIQEGGRFDDNTENDFTDFTTASNERSSVVLEVPTANDVSFELDDFAQLESTPSADSNFVSQQSRADFATFDADFSKFDSFQASFPATIDDPVPVKTPVEETKSMPIMEQAGVTASELAEDDFDDFQEFATFSDQPVVATASAHSGEKSEPEPDRPEAASSLASSTSTVENERKDVETQLAAAINAATVVSEHQHEDDNVGDDGDDDFGEFSDFKQPEATVSAPALSTATSLPTFSMESVQKLLEAMFPSAVPEPVGTGTGQQAVAANHIPTSKLHTQLQDFDNTSALAYQYSKSSSSKTLVTALGIDSRNIMYGPKWNSSMPRFAANLSFNPLEPLKPATAPGAASVSAKEAGSSEKSANCPPASKPVAPSSLSIALDPLQVATVGSASVPAAQFDWNSSGLVNPLEASHAHNTLLLDLEQLEVMASLNDKINVDSSSYFPALRSTRNVANTVQHQQHSATTTATTITTSTTPLLLPSPTVVPQPPPPRTPPPLPPQPPLSSPSPTTKQLSSLLPLPPTMHTQTYHQPYNNNHKTNNDLQHQQTTKPRCANSRDTVGPGGVGNQSSTTTHSADRSATLLFFAGSPNDDDDGDDDRDLLISAVAPLIPSATTTTTTTDTDAFDAICTAALPSCSSAANDMQPLIGFDDDVRSRDRPQTFDDYLDLSVQEMLQKATTGQPEDGPKGEVLDPQIAENASPAAADDIAVKGSALSFNAAASHPAEFEDIGSLDFNPTGSSSSSSTSNGSSNNSSNNAQYSVASMPQEQLPEQIEPVQTHPYVPAQQQQQQQQQPPLSISSSPNSVPVVRTIKLPETHIFTPSRGVTPISRDITDRDIVVREYHDVEYSLEKPTASSMGVSSSGMRKECEFDEFNDFQSVPVAVPSVFPETVAISTIGSAARPVIGRSPTEELERYRPDPIGQANSGSRTAADLTIDDGDEDDEFSDFQAAVPPMVPTAAQPPVNKPISSVQSNRSVTSSPVMLLSPAILLPQQANTTMEKESANARQAASINWPDPGVDPDELARFEAAFAKPNASVAVAPPAPTVASSNQSVPSGPKPPAAVEEDEWTDFISSKPAAGSDMRQQQAASLPAGPGPAVVSETQATTQEEWTDFMSSSTTTAGSGYPPQSRLSSSQNNFNYPRTLPAVVGGAATKGAGSSSSSWANQPQLPPPQFSSWNSNSLYYNPMASLPLTNQQQTSQYRLPPQQYYNRTDMPAMVYAGGAGYSGSPKVPTNPQQQHHHHHQQHSGMPTTMMMGQQQQPPMQLLPELSFITPNATGHGSAGTPGTKPATHSFLSNVISSNSFTKK; this is encoded by the exons ATGTCTAGTCAGATTCCGCCACTGGTATGTCATACACCTCCACCGATAGACTTTGACGcggatgacgatgacgatgattaCGGTTCGGATATACCTGAGGACGACGTAATTGGTATCGATGAGCGCAATCGGCCCGACTGTCTGGACGATGATTTTGGTGATTTCGCAACAGTGCTGCCGCCGCCCGCCGGAACCACGAATCACCTGGAACCGATCCCTACCGAAGCAGCTGTGATAGATAATGAGACGGAAGCTCTTACCAACATTCcggtggcggcagcagcagcagcagaaaccaAAGGTATTTTTCCACCACGCCTAGGATCGGACAGTCCGCCATCGTTGATATTGCCACCGAACGATTACACGGAAGCGGGCGACGAGGAAACAGCTGGCaacggtggtgtggtggtaatcgacgacgacgaggataTCGATTTTCAACCATTCGGCAGCCCGTCACAGCCACCCGAACCACCGCCAGAGGACAGCATCAGCTTACCATCGTTGCATTTTGATGCGGACGTGTCCAAGTCGGAAGAGGATGATAATTTGCCACCtgcccaacagcagcagcagcaccagcaccagcaccaccaggcACCCAATGCAACAAGCTCAGCGTCGTCCGTTTCCGGCATCGAGACGGAGGTCGATCTACCGCTGGCTGCGGCGGCCGAACGGACGACACCCGTCATCCAGGAGGGTGGCCGGTTCGACGACAACACGGAGAACGATTTTACCGACTTTACCACCGCCTCGAACGAACGGTCGTCGGTGGTGCTGGAGGTTCCTACCGCAAACGATGTGTCGTTCGAGTTGGACGACTTCGCGCAGCTCGAGTCGACGCCGTCGGCCGACAGTAACTTCGTGTCGCAGCAAAGCCGGGCGGATTTTGCCACGTTCGATGCGGACTTTAGCAAGTTCGATTCGTTCCAGGCCTCGTTCCCGGCGACGATCGATGATCCGGTGCCGGTAAAGACACCGGTCGAGGAAACGAAATCCATGCCGATCATGGAGCAGGCGGGCGTCACGGCGAGCGAACTGGCCGAGGACGATTTCGATGACTTTCAGGAGTTTGCCACCTTTTCCGACCAGCCGGTGGTAGCGACAGCGTCGGCCCACTCGGGGGAGAAATCTGAGCCTGAGCCAGACAGACCGGAAGCAGCTAGCAGCTTAGCGTCATCTACTTCAACCGTTGAAAACGAAAGGAAAGATGTTGAGACACAGTTGGCAGCTGCGATTAATGCGGCTACTGTTGTGTCGGAGCACCAGCATGAGGACGACAACGTTggagatgatggtgatgatgattttgGGGAGTTTAGTGATTTTAAGCAACCGGAAGCGACTGTCAGCGCGCCAGCACTGTCGACCGCTACATCCCTGCCCACCTTTTCCATGGAAAGCGTACAGAAGCTGCTGGAAGCAATGTTTCCTAGCGCGGTGCCAGAACCGGTTGGCACAGGTACGGGTCAGCAGGCGGTAGCAGCAAACCACATTCCAACCAGCAAGCTGCACACCCAGCTACAGGACTTTGACAACACGAGCGCCCTTGCCTACCAGTACAGCAAGTCATCCAGCAGCAAAACGCTCGTCACTGCGCTTGGCATTGACTCGAGGAATATA ATGTACGGACCGAAGTGGAACAGTTCGATGCCAAGGTTTGCGGCCAATCTAAGCTTCAACCCACTGGAACCGCTGAAACCGGCCACAGCGCCCGGAGCAGCATCAGTATCAGCAAAGGAAGCGGGCTCCTCCGAAAAGAGTGCCAACTGTCCGCCGGCCAGCAAACCGGTCGCTCCCAGCTCGCTGTCCATTGCGCTCGATCCGCTGCAGGTGGCCACTGTGGGCAGTGCATCGGTTCCGGCCGCACAGTTCGACTGGAATAGCTCGGGCTTGGTGAATCCGCTAGAAG CATCACATGCACACAACACATTATTATTGGACCTAGAACAGCTAGAGGTGATGGCAAGTCTGAAcgataaaataaatgttgatTCCTCCTCCTACTTCCCCGCACTCCGGTCCACGCGTAACGTTGCCAATACCgtgcaacaccaacaacattCGGCTACAACAACGGCCACAACTATAACAACATCTACAACACCTTTACTGTTACCTTCACCAACTGTTgtaccacaaccaccaccaccacgaacaccaccaccactaccaccacaaccaccactaTCATCACcttcaccaacaacaaaacaattgtCTTCACTGCTTCCGTTACCGCCAACAATGCATACGCAAACTTACCACCAACCGTACAACAATAACCACAAAACCAACAATGATCTGCAACATCAACAAACGACGAAACCCCGTTGCGCCAACTCGCGGGACACTGTTGGGCCGGGCGGTGTTGGTAACCAATCGTCGACAACAACCCATTCGGCGGATCGGTCCGCAACGTTGCTTTTCTTCGCCGGCTCGCctaacgacgacgatgacggcgATGACGATCGCGATTTGTTGATATCTGCCGTCGCTCCACTGATCCCAtcggcaacaacaaccacaacaacaaccgacACGGATGCGTTCGATGCGATCTGCACCGCGGCTCTGCCATCGTGCTCGTCGGCCGCGAACGATATGCAACCGCTGATCgggtttgatgatgatgttcgCTCTCGCGATCGTCCCCAAACGTTTGACGATTATTTGGATCTTA GTGTCCAGGAAATGCTCCAAAAAGCCACCACTGGTCAGCCCGAGGATGGGCCAAAGGGCGAAGTTTTGGATCCGCAAATCGCAGAAAACGCAAGCCCGGCTGCTGCAGATGACATAGCAGTAAAGGGATCGGCGCTCTCATTCAACGCAGCAGCATCACATCCCGCAGAGTTTGAGGACATTGGTTCGCTAGATTTTAACCCGACcggcagtagcagtagcagtagtactAGCAATGGTAGTAGTAATAACAGTAGCAACAATGCCCAGTATTCGGTCGCCTCGATGCCTCAAGAGCAGCTTCCAGAGCAGATAGAACCGGTGCAGACACATCCGTACGTCccagcccagcagcagcagcagcagcagcaacagccaccTTTGTCAATTTCATCCTCCCCGAACAGTGTGCCTGTGGTGCGTACGATAAAGCTTCCGGAAACACACATCTTCACCCCCAGCCGGGGCGTGACGCCAATCTCGCGCGACATTACCGATCGCGATATTGTGGTGCGCGAGTATCACGACGTAGAGTACAGCCTGGAAAAGCCAACCGCATCCTCGATGGgcgtcagcagcagcggtaTGCGGAAAGAGTGCGAGTTTGATGAGTTTAACGATTTTCAATCCGTACCGGTGGCGGTGCCATCGGTGTTTCCGGAAACGGTTGCCATAAGTACGATTGGCTCCGCCGCCCGGCCCGTGATTGGTCGATCACCGACCGAAGAGCTGGAACGGTACCGGCCCGACCCGATCGGTCAGGCGAACAGTGGCAGCAGGACGGCCGCCGACCTAACCATCGACGATggcgatgaggatgatgagtTTTCCGACTTTCAGGCAGCTGTACCACCGATGGTACCGACGGCGGCCCAGCCACCGGTCAACAAACCCATCTCGAGCGTGCAGAGCAATCGCTCCGTCACCAGCTCGCCGGTGATGCTGCTCAGTCCCGCGATATTGCTGCCCCAGCAGGCCAATACAACGATGGAGAAGGAGTCGGCCAACGCGCGGCAAGCGGCGTCGATCAATTGGCCCGATCCGGGCGTCGATCCCGACGAGCTGGCCCGGTTTGAAGCTGCCTTTGCGAAACCGAACGCTTCGGTGGCCGTTGCCCCGCCTGCACCGACCGTAGCTAGTAGCAACCAAAGCGTGCCGAGCGGCCcgaaaccaccagcagcagtcgaGGAAGACGAATGGACTGACTTTATATCGTCGAAACCAGCAGCGGGCAGCGATATgaggcagcagcaggcggCGAGTTTGCCTGCTGGTCCGGGCCCGGCAGTAGTTAGTGAAACGCAGGCCACAACACAGGAGGAATGGACCGATTTCATGTCCAGCTCTACGACAACGGCCGGTAGCGGCTACCCGCCGCAAAGTCGTCTCTCGTCTAGTCAGAATAATTTCAACTATCCGCGCACTTTGCCCGCCGTCGTCGGTGGAGCAGCGACAAAGGGAGCGGGATCAAGCTCGTCCTCCTGGGCAAACCAACCGCAGCTGCCACCGCCACAGTTCAGCTCGTGGAACAGCAACAGCCTGTACTACAACCCGATGGCCTCGCTGCCACTGACCAACCAGCAGCAAACGTCGCAGTATCGCCTGCCGCCACAGCAGTACTACAACCGCACGGACATGCCAGCCATGGTTTACGCCGGTGGCGCTGGCTACAGCGGTTCACCGAAAGTGCCAACCaatccacagcagcagcatcaccaccaccaccagcaacactCCGGAATGccaacgacgatgatgatgggacagcagcaacagccgccCATGCAGCTGCTGCCCGAGCTATCGTTCATAACGCCAAACGCGACCGGGCACGGCAGCGCAGGCACACCCGGCACCAAACCGGCGACACATTCCTTTCTCAGCAACGTGATATCGAGCAACAGTTTTACGAAGAAATGA